GATTCTCTGGAAACACCATATGCCAGAGAGTCTGGCATAttgttacatgcaaaccaggaCTTGTGTGTGTTGTGGTAAATGTCAGAATTTGGTAAATGCTGGCATTAACCAGTAACTCTTATGATTTTAAACGGCCCAGCTGGAAACACCAGGAACATCTGTGGTGTGCGGCTTGTGTTTTTTTTGACATTCGTATCCATGGCATGGGAAGTGTCCTTTGGACAACTAAACGATGGAAAAACAAGCATGACATTTGGATACCCAGCCGGGTTCAACATTTACTGGCAAAAGTCAGAAATTGCTGGCGTTTTGCTCTTCGGATATTAAGAATGACTGGGAATGGGAACATCTCTTGCCATGAGTCACGGCAATCTACACAcacgcaggcacacacacacagcacacaaccCATAATCCAGACCACCGTGTGAAGAAACAGAGAACCAAGTGTCTTGGAGAATGTGTTTACTGAGAAAAGGATGCTCCACTCCTTCAGAGGGGAAGCTTTTCTCCCTTTGGCAGTCGTTGCATTCAAGTGATCACAGCCAACTCCTGATGAAATTTCAGACGAACAAGCAATTGCATGTTAACTACAACTGTGATATTGATCCCCCTTTGAACCAGCAGAAGATTTGCATTTTGGATGTGCAGCTTGCGAAGCCCTGCCAGCCCAACAGGGGACCTAGCCTGTAACTGGGGCTCTCCTGGGGTCCTCGTCTATAAATAGCCAAAGGTCATTTACAAATGAGAGTCTTAAATCCATCTGTAAAGCCAAAAACAATTGCAAACAAgtgtaaaaatacaacaacaatcaCCCTACACATTGCAGACAatgttctgcattatgtcctcCATTAAGAGCATCCAGGCATGGAACCAATAGAAACAGAAGCTCAAAAGTGCTTTTTTAGTGTGCAAACACTCCAAGCTTTTGTCTAGAGTTTGTTGGTCAACATCAAACCACAGCCACAGATCcagtgtaaaattatgcatggggaAGGCAGGGGAAGGCTATTGCAATTCTCAGGATGCAGCAGAGTTTGTCGGAACAAGGCTGAGGGCAGAAGGTGAGGAGGAAATTCAGAGAAGGGGTGGAggaaagagataaagaaagagtGAAAGGGGGACCAAAAAAAAGCACAGGAGAAAAGGACTAAGTGCCCCAGCAGACAGCTGATCCTGCTAAACATTTTGCCTTACAAGGCAATGAGTAAAATTACTGCGTATACAGCGCGCCTTttaatatacaaaacaaaaaaggcctTCACATCACTAtgcctaaccatagctgccaagttttcccttttctcgcgaggatgcctattcagcataagggaaaatcccttaaaaaagggataacttggcagctatgtgcctaaCGTGAAAGGAATGCCCAAGATGAAGAGGGAGGTTGTTTGGGGGCTAGAGCTCAGGGCCTGCAAGGctgtgaagctcagtgggtggagCACACGCTTTTGCCTGCAGAATCCCTGCCATCCTCAGAAAGGGATGGGAGCCCCTCCCCCAACCTGATTCCCTGCAGAGCGGCTGCTAGTCAATTTAGACAAAACGgagctaggtggatcaatggtctgactctgtataaggcagcttcctaggcatGAATTCAAATCCCTTCAGACGTAAGGCTACCCTTGAGCAAGCTGCAGCTCCTTGGCCTCATTTTTCCACCTGTAAAACGGGAACAGCAGTGACCTAACTGGCGGGAATAGCGAAGCATTCTGCACTTTGTAAAAAGAAGTAAGAAAAGCTATGGGAAGGCTTAATCATAAACGTAGCCTAGCTCACCAGGTTAGGTTCTGGTTCCTGCTTTCGAATCCCACACCCTTCAACAAGCCAAGTCGCCTCGGTACAATTCCTTACATGACTATTTCCAGTTGCGTCAGAGCTATGAGTAAAGAGGACTCAAGTAATGAAAGAAGtagggaaaagaaaacaaaaggaatcgGAGGATAATTTGGGAGAGAAGGAAGACGATGAAAGAATAACACCCAAGTTAGAAAACAGGAAGGGCCACTGAAGGCAGCAAGAAGCAAACTCAAAAGGGGGCAGTGGCAAGTGAAGCAAAGGAGGTCCTGCGAAACTGAGCCAGGCCCAGCCCAGCCAACCAGGGGTGTGTACCTTTTTCCGGTGTGGGTCGTTCTTGGCAAGGCAGGACCTCTGCAGGGACAGGTAGCCTCCGATCACCTGGATCTCCTCGGCTGTAGGGTAGCGTTTCTTCATCGGCGCCACAGCCGGGGAAGCGTCGCTCTCGATGCCGTTCTCCACCACGGACACAGGTGCGGCAGGGGCCTTGCGAGGGTTGATGGTGATGGTGTTGCCGCTGCGCCGCTGCACGGCCGGGTGGGGGGACGAGGCGCGGGGCAAGCCCCCCACCCGGACGTCCTCCTTGGCGATGCCGCTCCCCACACCACGCCTCATGGCCTCTGCAGCCTCGGGCGGCTCTTCCTCTGCGTCTGGGAGAAGTGAGGAGCAGGAAGTGGGGGCTGGGGGCTTGACAGCAGGCAGAGAAGAGCTGGCTTCCTGCTtaagttctgggggtggggaggacgggGCCCGGCGCGGCATGACCACAAAGGAGTTCCGAGAGTGCAGGCGCAGGTTGGCCAAGGCTTTGCCCTGAACATCGTCCTCAGCCACTGGAGCTGGTGGGGGGGCCTGCTGGATCTCAAAAGCGGCTTCAGAATCTACACTGTCCTTCCTGGGGCTTCTCTCCGGTGAAGCAGCCTCCCGCCCCCAGCTCCTCCCGGTCGGCGAGCGCCTGGGAGGGCTATCTGGCCAGCCTTCGCCACTGCTCGATTTGAATTCAAACTGGCTGCGATAAGATGCCACAGTGTAGGGCACGGGTGGACTCAATCCGGGAAGGTCGCGCGGAGGGCTAGGGGTGCTGTCGAAGTGCTTCCGGGTCGGGCTGGGGTCTGCCGCCACACGGGCCGGCCTCCTTGCCACGTAGCTGCTTTCCGTTAGGTTCTCGGTACTCAGCGACCTCACCGGGCGCGGAGATGCCGACCCACCACTGCCACTCTCCTGGCTGAAGTGGCTCAGCAGTTTGCTGACCCTCCCTCGGTGCTGCTCGGGCAGCGACCCCCGGCTCTCAGCTCGGCCGACCGAATTGAGATCTTCCACGCTGCGGCTCAAGGCCGACTTGACGATGAAGACCTCCCCAGCGCGGATCTCAGTCACGCTACCCCCGCGCCGAGCCAGCAGCTCATTGAGGGATTCCACGCTCCCCGATTTGGCTTCGCCTGTTTGCCGGCTGCTGGCGAGCTGCGCTGGTGGTGCCCCCGGGACTGTCTCGATGATGATGACGTTGTCCGCACGCAAGGTGCGGACGCCCGGGATCTGCCCATAGAGGTCGACGATCTGCTTGGCTTTGGCGTTGGCGAGGTCGCTCTCAGACGGGGCCGACTCCTTGTGGCGCCGCTTCTCCAGCTGGATGAATGGGTTTTGGTGGATGGGGCCAATCTTCTCCTGCAGCACCGAACTCTCTGGCTCTCCCTCCTGGCAGGGCTGCGGAGCACTGGAAGCTGGAGCTGCGCCGCTCTCAGTCCCTCCTGGTCCTCCAGActcagaaaaagaggtgccggagccCTGCTTGGCCCGGCGCCTTTCGATGATCTCCCGCTTCCAAGCAGGCATTTTGGCCATGCGGTCTTGCTGCTCTCGTTCCCGCCGGcgggactcctcctcctccttgcgcCGGCGCTCCAGGAGCTGGAGCTTCCACTCCGGCAGAGCTGAAGCCGAAGAAGACATCTTCGCCTGAGGAGCTCGGGGAGGGAAAcctgggaaagaaggagggaacatgagaagaagaaagaaggggaaatccAGGGgtgagaaagaagaagagggagggagagcaagtTGGGAAAAGTGAAAGactcgaggaggaggaagaggaaagataAAGAGGAAAGGGGAATATAGACGGaagcaaagggggggaaagaggaggggggagaaggaaggaaggcgaGTAGCAAAATGGGAGTAGATGGGAAAAGGCTTGAGTGtgtgacagagaaaaggaatgGGGATGTGattgaaggagggaggggagaaggcatGAAGGGAAAGGGTTTAGCAAGGCAGGAAGGAGTTGGAATTGCTGTGAGGAAAGAGGGTTGGGAATGAAGGAAGGGGGAGCAAGACAGATTCAGGGAAGGAAAACGATGAAGAAGAAAATGGAGGAACTTGGGAAGGAAAGATAACTATGAGGgtcaggaagggaaagggaggggtgtGGAGATGAAAAGCCCTCTTTCGAGGAGCTCCACCTGGGAGTTGCTTTCTTTCCCTGCAAGCAATCCACTCATCTTTTTTCCGGCTCACACccagacacacaccccacaccataTGCTGCCTCCCCTGCCTTGGGGCAGTGACAGCTCTCCACGTGGATCTTCACGCAAGGAGCTCAGGCGCCACCCCACTGAAGAAAGGagctggggagaaagggggggggcggagtgTGGCATGGCAGCCAGTTTTGTAGATGAGGCCAGAATGGTTAAAGAGATGGGGAAGAGGATGGCCACCCCTCCACCCTGGAGAGCCTGATTCATAAGATTCATATACCGGTACCACTGTTCTGAAAACCCACTCAATGGCTATTAATGCTGCAGGTGTGCTTTTTAATTCTTGTTGGTGTCACGGAGTAATAAACCAGGGGTGGTGAAATTATTCCAGGCTGTTTAATCCAGATTGAAACAGTGGCACAGCCTAATCTGAAGAGGCAAGTGTATGCCCAGGCTAAGGGGCTGACAGGCCATCCTTCTTACTTGA
Above is a window of Zootoca vivipara chromosome 2, rZooViv1.1, whole genome shotgun sequence DNA encoding:
- the PPP1R18 gene encoding phostensin isoform X1, whose translation is MSSSASALPEWKLQLLERRRKEEEESRRREREQQDRMAKMPAWKREIIERRRAKQGSGTSFSESGGPGGTESGAAPASSAPQPCQEGEPESSVLQEKIGPIHQNPFIQLEKRRHKESAPSESDLANAKAKQIVDLYGQIPGVRTLRADNVIIIETVPGAPPAQLASSRQTGEAKSGSVESLNELLARRGGSVTEIRAGEVFIVKSALSRSVEDLNSVGRAESRGSLPEQHRGRVSKLLSHFSQESGSGGSASPRPVRSLSTENLTESSYVARRPARVAADPSPTRKHFDSTPSPPRDLPGLSPPVPYTVASYRSQFEFKSSSGEGWPDSPPRRSPTGRSWGREAASPERSPRKDSVDSEAAFEIQQAPPPAPVAEDDVQGKALANLRLHSRNSFVVMPRRAPSSPPPELKQEASSSLPAVKPPAPTSCSSLLPDAEEEPPEAAEAMRRGVGSGIAKEDVRVGGLPRASSPHPAVQRRSGNTITINPRKAPAAPVSVVENGIESDASPAVAPMKKRYPTAEEIQVIGGYLSLQRSCLAKNDPHRKKLKISFSENQLERTFQYPSEGSLLEEYGPPDESEPLTCTNAHGDDEEEEEEMLLLHRGLPGLLRTKPLITSLVGGNPVQPPSQKTAEYATF
- the PPP1R18 gene encoding phostensin isoform X2; amino-acid sequence: MSSSASALPEWKLQLLERRRKEEEESRRREREQQDRMAKMPAWKREIIERRRAKQGSGTSFSESGGPGGTESGAAPASSAPQPCQEGEPESSVLQEKIGPIHQNPFIQLEKRRHKESAPSESDLANAKAKQIVDLYGQIPGVRTLRADNVIIIETVPGAPPAQLASSRQTGEAKSGSVESLNELLARRGGSVTEIRAGEVFIVKSALSRSVEDLNSVGRAESRGSLPEQHRGRVSKLLSHFSQESGSGGSASPRPVRSLSTENLTESSYVARRPARVAADPSPTRKHFDSTPSPPRDLPGLSPPVPYTVASYRSQFEFKSSSGEGWPDSPPRRSPTGRSWGREAASPERSPRKDSVDSEAAFEIQQAPPPAPVAEDDVQGKALANLRLHSRNSFVVMPRRAPSSPPPELKQEASSSLPAVKPPAPTSCSSLLPDAEEEPPEAAEAMRRGVGSGIAKEDVRVGGLPRASSPHPAVQRRSGNTITINPRKAPAAPVSVVENGIESDASPAVAPMKKRYPTAEEIQVIGGYLSLQRSCLAKNDPHRKKLKISFSENQLERTFQYPSEGSLLEEYGPPDESEPLTCTNAHGDDEEEEEEMLLLHRGLPGLLRTKPLIVDESCRR